From one Synechocystis sp. PCC 6803 substr. PCC-P genomic stretch:
- a CDS encoding ferredoxin--nitrite reductase has protein sequence MANKFETVKATKDGLAVRAELEHFAQIGWENIPEEDRDLRLKWLGIFFRPVTPGEFMLRFRIPHGLLTSQQLQVIGDIINRYGDRGNGDITTRQNLQVRGIKIEDIPDIFSKLESCGLTSVQSGMDNVRNITGSPVAGLEKDELIDTRDLVQGVQDMITNGGRGNPEFTNLPRKFNIAIEGSRDNSVHAEINDVAFVPAYREGILGFNVVVGGFFSSRRCEAAIPLDAWVQPDQQVVDLCRSILEIYRDHGLRANRQKSRLMWLIDEWGVAKFREEVAAKLPFPLLTAAPKDELDWDKRDHLGVHPQKQAGLNYVGLHVPVGRLYANDFFELSRLADTYGSGEVRLTVEQNLILVNVPDEKLEALLAEPLLTKFRVDPHNLQRSVVSCTGAQFCKFALIETKNRALAMVAALEKELTVPKPVRIHWTGCPNSCGQPQVADIGLMGTKVRKDGKTVDGADVYLGGKVGKDAHLGTCVHKSIPCDELQPLLAQILIEQFGAVRR, from the coding sequence GTGGCTAATAAATTTGAGACCGTTAAGGCAACCAAAGATGGTTTGGCTGTCCGGGCTGAGTTGGAACATTTTGCCCAGATTGGTTGGGAAAATATCCCCGAAGAGGACCGGGATCTGCGCTTGAAGTGGTTAGGCATTTTTTTCCGCCCTGTCACCCCCGGCGAGTTTATGCTCCGTTTTCGTATTCCCCACGGCTTGCTCACCAGTCAGCAATTACAGGTCATTGGCGACATTATTAACCGCTACGGCGATCGGGGCAATGGGGACATCACCACCAGGCAAAATTTGCAGGTCCGGGGCATCAAAATTGAAGATATTCCCGATATTTTTAGCAAGCTGGAAAGCTGTGGTCTAACCTCGGTCCAGTCCGGCATGGATAATGTCCGTAACATCACAGGCTCTCCGGTGGCAGGGTTGGAAAAAGATGAATTGATTGATACCAGAGACCTGGTGCAAGGGGTACAGGACATGATCACCAATGGTGGTCGGGGCAATCCGGAATTCACCAACTTGCCCAGGAAGTTTAACATTGCCATCGAAGGAAGCCGGGATAATTCTGTCCACGCAGAAATTAACGACGTGGCTTTTGTCCCAGCCTATCGGGAGGGAATTCTCGGTTTTAACGTAGTGGTGGGGGGCTTTTTCTCTTCCCGTCGTTGTGAAGCCGCTATTCCCCTCGATGCTTGGGTGCAACCGGATCAGCAGGTGGTGGATTTATGCCGTTCTATCTTGGAAATTTACCGTGACCATGGTCTGCGGGCTAACCGTCAAAAGTCCCGCCTAATGTGGCTAATTGATGAATGGGGGGTGGCTAAATTCCGGGAAGAAGTGGCCGCTAAGTTGCCTTTCCCTCTGTTAACAGCGGCTCCTAAGGACGAATTAGATTGGGATAAGCGAGATCATTTAGGGGTTCATCCCCAGAAACAAGCCGGGTTAAATTACGTGGGTCTCCATGTGCCGGTGGGCCGTCTCTATGCCAATGACTTTTTTGAACTCTCCCGTTTAGCAGATACCTATGGAAGTGGGGAAGTGCGGCTGACGGTGGAACAGAATTTAATTTTGGTCAATGTCCCTGACGAAAAACTGGAGGCTTTGTTGGCGGAACCGTTATTAACTAAGTTTCGAGTTGACCCCCACAATCTGCAACGGTCAGTGGTGTCCTGTACGGGGGCGCAGTTTTGCAAGTTTGCCTTGATTGAAACAAAAAATCGAGCTTTGGCCATGGTGGCGGCTTTGGAAAAAGAGTTGACGGTGCCTAAGCCCGTGCGGATCCACTGGACTGGATGTCCCAATTCCTGTGGCCAACCCCAGGTGGCGGACATTGGCCTGATGGGAACCAAAGTGCGGAAAGATGGCAAAACAGTGGATGGTGCCGATGTTTATCTGGGGGGAAAAGTGGGTAAGGATGCCCATTTGGGTACCTGTGTCCATAAGAGTATTCCCTGTGATGAACTGCAGCCTTTGTTAGCTCAGATTTTGATTGAACAATTTGGCGCTGTGCGGCGTTGA
- a CDS encoding glycoside hydrolase family 9 protein — MNSILSPITVAVGGSLWWNGFTADFTITNTSTTSLSNWTYTFDTVHKISGNPWGATFTSVDLGNGITRYTLTGAGWASSIPPGGSVTIGFNGTQGTAIGNSGSLTSALLFTDVNANTGGTGGEHQHPDPIPPTDPVVDPTPNPGTGRVFAANPAAADIVGFNPAVDRLDFGDVSVHNLILGKTSTGKVAIINPWAWTPEFQIIRGVSFDDLTAANFGIVQNEHLRQDIGGVLSWELGLGARNSNTVYVRSHEYGVQERIENFNPATMKLSFLYYGTRERLTVSDTPEGLLIATQPTGQTLLLVGVTRSQLIPANLEFHHDQVVEDRLEDAFGVTVEQVTVVSRTGLATPQGPAGQITDGHQSRPGNGLTPIGGGEFSGGAGGHGSGHDHGDHDHGGGMDHGSDPGDGMGGGTTNPPVTDPVTPPPTDPVSPTSPFTVTVGGNRWWNGFTAELTVTNVSGTKLNSWSFTFDTVHKISGSPWGATVQSTDLGGGITRYVVTGSEWAASIAPGSSVKVGFNGTQGTAIANDGALTADLLFLGGGIVGQPSTGSGGNTGGTPTNPNPPTDPINPNPNPVDPVDPPAIANGDHNYGEALQKSFLFYEANRSGDLDESTKRIDWRGDSGLRDGRDGIYFGGQSSGNLQAGLSLDLTGGYHDAGDHGKFGLPLASTLTTLAWGGVEFTDGYQTSGQMDDLLATIRWGTDYLLKAHVTNANGETVFFVAQVGNASADHSLWSAPESQTIARPAMAVTANKPGSDVAAGSAAALAAASILFREAGDFAYADELLVNAQSLYRFADTYRGKYSDSIPEVRNYYNSWSGYEDELAYGAAWLSRAVNSAGGDGSAYLQKALNIYNSDIGGLSRGWTHNWDDASYGVAVILAQDTGNQAIKQDVTRWLDAWVNGTDGVQITDGGLRFISQWGSLRYAANTAMLAAVYSDGLTDPTGKYAQLAQDTVDYILGSNPRNASYMVGYGNDFPQQPHHRAASGVGWDGFRNGLPNEHILFGALVGGPTAANDFSYNDSRDDYISNEVAIDYNAGLTGALAWSVEQFGGNPLTAAQLNALPGISAPQGM; from the coding sequence ATGAATAGCATCCTTTCCCCCATTACCGTAGCGGTGGGCGGCTCCCTCTGGTGGAATGGCTTCACCGCTGATTTCACCATCACCAACACTTCTACCACTAGCCTCAGCAATTGGACTTACACCTTCGACACTGTCCACAAAATTTCCGGTAATCCCTGGGGCGCAACTTTTACCAGCGTGGATTTGGGCAATGGCATCACCCGCTACACATTAACTGGGGCTGGTTGGGCATCGAGTATTCCCCCCGGTGGTTCCGTCACCATTGGTTTTAATGGTACCCAGGGAACGGCGATCGGTAATAGCGGCTCTTTGACTTCTGCTTTATTATTCACCGACGTTAATGCCAATACTGGGGGGACTGGGGGAGAACATCAGCATCCAGATCCTATTCCTCCCACGGATCCAGTCGTAGATCCCACTCCTAACCCCGGCACTGGTAGAGTATTTGCTGCCAATCCTGCGGCCGCCGATATTGTCGGTTTCAATCCCGCTGTGGATAGGTTGGATTTTGGCGATGTGTCGGTGCATAACCTCATCCTTGGTAAAACCAGCACCGGGAAAGTGGCCATCATTAATCCCTGGGCTTGGACTCCTGAGTTTCAGATTATCCGGGGAGTTAGCTTTGATGATTTGACAGCGGCCAATTTTGGCATTGTGCAGAACGAGCATCTGCGGCAGGACATTGGCGGAGTCCTCAGTTGGGAATTAGGTTTAGGGGCAAGAAATAGTAATACGGTTTATGTCCGTTCCCATGAGTATGGGGTGCAGGAACGGATCGAGAATTTTAACCCCGCCACCATGAAGTTGAGCTTTCTCTACTACGGCACTAGGGAAAGATTAACCGTTAGCGATACGCCGGAGGGTTTATTAATTGCCACCCAACCCACGGGACAAACTTTGTTGCTGGTGGGGGTAACCCGCAGTCAACTCATTCCGGCTAATTTGGAATTTCACCATGACCAGGTGGTGGAAGACCGCTTAGAAGATGCCTTTGGGGTCACTGTCGAGCAAGTTACCGTTGTTAGTCGCACTGGTTTAGCCACTCCCCAGGGGCCAGCGGGACAAATTACCGATGGTCATCAGAGCAGGCCCGGTAATGGTTTAACTCCCATTGGTGGTGGGGAATTTAGCGGCGGTGCTGGGGGTCATGGTAGTGGCCATGATCACGGTGACCATGACCATGGCGGCGGTATGGACCACGGTTCTGATCCCGGTGATGGCATGGGGGGAGGCACTACCAATCCTCCGGTCACCGATCCAGTCACGCCCCCACCCACCGATCCTGTTTCTCCCACTAGTCCTTTCACTGTCACGGTGGGAGGTAATCGTTGGTGGAATGGCTTTACGGCGGAGTTGACTGTAACTAACGTTTCGGGAACTAAGCTTAATAGCTGGAGCTTTACCTTTGATACGGTGCATAAAATTTCCGGTAGCCCCTGGGGAGCCACTGTCCAAAGTACAGATTTAGGAGGAGGCATTACCCGTTATGTGGTCACCGGCAGTGAATGGGCCGCTTCCATTGCCCCTGGCAGTTCGGTCAAAGTTGGCTTTAACGGTACCCAAGGAACGGCGATCGCCAACGACGGGGCCTTAACCGCAGATTTACTCTTTCTCGGTGGCGGTATAGTTGGTCAACCCAGCACTGGCTCTGGTGGTAATACTGGAGGAACTCCCACTAATCCCAATCCCCCCACTGACCCCATTAATCCTAACCCCAATCCTGTTGATCCCGTCGATCCCCCGGCGATCGCCAATGGGGACCATAATTACGGCGAAGCGTTGCAAAAATCTTTCCTGTTTTACGAAGCCAACCGTTCTGGAGACTTAGACGAATCCACTAAACGCATTGACTGGCGGGGAGATTCCGGGTTAAGGGATGGCCGGGATGGCATTTATTTTGGTGGACAAAGTAGCGGTAATTTACAAGCAGGTTTAAGCCTGGATTTAACCGGTGGTTATCATGATGCGGGGGACCACGGCAAATTTGGCTTACCCCTTGCTTCCACATTAACCACCCTGGCCTGGGGCGGCGTGGAATTTACGGACGGTTACCAAACCAGTGGCCAAATGGATGATCTCCTTGCAACCATACGGTGGGGGACGGACTATCTACTCAAAGCTCACGTTACCAACGCCAATGGAGAGACAGTATTTTTTGTCGCCCAGGTGGGTAACGCTTCAGCAGATCATTCCCTCTGGAGTGCCCCGGAAAGCCAAACCATTGCCCGGCCAGCCATGGCGGTTACTGCTAATAAACCTGGTTCCGATGTGGCGGCGGGTTCAGCGGCGGCCCTGGCGGCGGCTTCTATTCTGTTCCGAGAAGCGGGGGATTTTGCCTATGCGGATGAATTGTTAGTCAATGCCCAATCTTTATATCGATTTGCGGACACCTACCGGGGTAAATATTCCGACTCTATTCCCGAAGTGCGGAACTATTACAACTCCTGGAGTGGCTATGAAGATGAGTTGGCCTATGGGGCAGCGTGGTTGTCCCGGGCGGTTAATAGTGCAGGGGGGGATGGTTCTGCCTATCTGCAAAAGGCATTGAACATTTACAACAGTGACATTGGGGGATTGAGTCGGGGTTGGACCCACAATTGGGACGATGCCTCCTATGGTGTGGCGGTAATATTAGCCCAAGACACCGGTAATCAAGCGATTAAACAAGATGTGACCCGCTGGCTAGATGCTTGGGTCAATGGCACCGATGGGGTGCAAATCACTGACGGCGGTTTGCGGTTTATTAGCCAATGGGGTTCCCTACGCTACGCGGCCAATACGGCAATGCTGGCAGCGGTCTATTCCGACGGCTTAACCGATCCCACTGGTAAGTATGCCCAGTTAGCCCAGGACACAGTGGACTATATTTTAGGCAGTAATCCCCGCAATGCTAGCTATATGGTGGGTTACGGCAATGATTTTCCCCAACAGCCCCACCATCGGGCAGCTTCGGGAGTGGGCTGGGACGGTTTCCGCAACGGCTTGCCCAATGAGCATATTTTGTTCGGTGCTTTGGTGGGCGGTCCCACTGCGGCCAATGACTTTAGTTATAACGACTCCCGGGATGACTACATCAGCAACGAAGTGGCCATTGATTACAATGCAGGCTTAACGGGAGCATTGGCTTGGTCGGTGGAACAGTTTGGGGGTAATCCCCTCACGGCGGCCCAGTTGAATGCTTTACCTGGTATTTCAGCGCCCCAAGGGATGTAG
- a CDS encoding MATE family efflux transporter, which yields MTDISMRFGMQAEAREFLKLAVPLAGAQMAQAATGFVDTVMMGWLGQDVLAAGGLATMIFMAFMMTGVGLISGVSPLVAEAYGAGQTRRIGQLTRQGLWIVLLLSIPGMLFITHLNGVMHWSGQADTTIILSDSYLNVMAWGLFPAIAFATLRGCIIALSQARPIMLIVIAATLFNILGNYGLGFGKWGFPALGITGLAIASISAHWIMFLSLLVYMLWHKPLHQYSLFDSLHHLKPRILQQLLWVGGPIGIAAVLEYGLYLTASFFMGALGTPILAAHQVVSQTVLVLFMVPLAMSYAATVRVGQWFGQQHWPQIRQAALVSIGLAVLFMLTAGIALLAYPQQIIGLYLDLNDPANGEALNVGISIMKIAAFGLVLDGLQRTANGVLQGLQDTRIPMVLGTIAYWGIGLTASYLLGFYTPLSGAGVWIGTYIGLAAASIAYLWRFQKVMVRKKSLPVARS from the coding sequence ATGACAGATATTTCAATGCGATTTGGCATGCAAGCAGAGGCCCGTGAATTTCTTAAATTAGCAGTGCCCCTGGCCGGTGCTCAAATGGCTCAGGCGGCAACGGGATTTGTCGATACGGTCATGATGGGTTGGCTGGGGCAGGATGTGCTGGCGGCGGGGGGATTAGCCACTATGATCTTTATGGCATTTATGATGACTGGGGTGGGATTAATCTCCGGGGTCAGCCCCCTAGTGGCAGAGGCCTATGGCGCTGGCCAAACCCGGCGCATTGGGCAATTAACTCGTCAGGGTTTATGGATTGTCCTACTGCTATCAATTCCGGGAATGTTGTTCATAACCCACCTCAACGGGGTGATGCATTGGTCTGGCCAGGCTGACACAACCATCATTCTTTCAGATTCCTATTTGAATGTGATGGCCTGGGGTTTATTTCCGGCGATCGCCTTTGCTACGCTCCGGGGCTGTATTATTGCCCTTTCCCAAGCGCGGCCGATAATGCTGATTGTGATCGCAGCAACTTTGTTTAATATTCTTGGCAACTATGGGTTGGGATTTGGCAAATGGGGGTTTCCTGCCCTAGGAATTACCGGCTTAGCCATTGCTAGTATCAGTGCCCATTGGATTATGTTTCTGTCCTTGCTGGTTTATATGCTTTGGCACAAACCCCTCCATCAATATTCATTGTTCGACTCTCTCCATCATTTGAAGCCAAGAATTCTGCAACAGTTACTTTGGGTCGGAGGTCCCATCGGTATCGCCGCCGTTTTGGAGTATGGATTATATCTAACCGCTAGCTTTTTTATGGGGGCATTGGGAACACCGATTTTAGCGGCCCATCAAGTGGTGTCCCAAACTGTGCTTGTTCTGTTTATGGTTCCTCTGGCCATGTCCTACGCGGCCACCGTTCGGGTCGGGCAATGGTTTGGTCAACAGCATTGGCCACAAATTCGACAGGCGGCCTTGGTGAGTATTGGTTTGGCTGTATTATTCATGCTGACCGCTGGCATCGCTTTATTGGCCTATCCCCAGCAAATTATCGGACTATATCTTGACCTTAATGACCCTGCCAATGGGGAGGCTTTAAATGTCGGTATTTCCATTATGAAGATTGCTGCTTTTGGACTGGTATTGGACGGGTTACAAAGAACAGCCAACGGTGTCTTACAAGGACTACAAGATACCCGCATTCCCATGGTGCTTGGCACGATCGCCTATTGGGGCATTGGTTTAACCGCAAGCTATTTACTGGGATTTTATACCCCTCTATCGGGGGCAGGGGTTTGGATCGGAACATACATTGGCCTAGCGGCGGCCTCTATTGCCTATTTGTGGCGATTCCAGAAGGTTATGGTGCGGAAAAAATCCCTTCCCGTTGCTAGATCTTAA
- the moaA gene encoding GTP 3',8-cyclase MoaA, whose translation MFSFLCLVELALPMSKTLVDSYGRRIRKLRVSLTDQCNLRCHYCMPVDAIFLEQSSYLSCQEYGEIIGELIALGLEEVRLTGGEPLLRRNFTEIVRAIGQLKLKKIGLTTNGIVLDRHLDTLGENNVLDLNVSLDSLNAKTFSEITHRNCLNTILRNLELASRQGFKIKLNTVVMREINDREIFDLIEYAKRWEMEIRFLEIMRIGYACRHQEKTFISAQELLAKIQQKYSLKPIQSALDATAFRYSTSCGGIIGFIASESQPFCGHCSRWRLSVDGTLRACLLKNEGINIRNFSSLERQHVYQQLLGMKPYLRPPEVSHAMHQIGG comes from the coding sequence ATGTTTTCCTTTCTATGCCTGGTAGAATTAGCATTGCCCATGTCTAAGACCTTAGTTGATAGTTATGGCCGTCGCATTCGTAAATTGAGGGTTTCCCTCACGGATCAGTGTAATTTGCGTTGCCATTATTGTATGCCAGTAGATGCAATATTTCTTGAGCAATCAAGCTATTTATCTTGTCAGGAATATGGGGAAATTATTGGAGAGTTAATTGCGTTGGGCTTGGAAGAAGTCCGTTTAACGGGGGGAGAACCTTTATTAAGAAGGAATTTTACTGAAATTGTCCGAGCCATCGGTCAATTAAAACTTAAAAAGATTGGTTTAACCACTAATGGTATTGTTCTAGATCGACATTTAGATACCCTGGGGGAGAATAATGTTCTGGATTTAAACGTTAGTCTCGATAGTTTAAACGCCAAAACTTTTTCAGAAATCACCCATCGCAATTGCCTTAATACAATTCTTCGTAATCTTGAATTAGCTTCTCGTCAGGGATTTAAAATCAAACTTAACACTGTAGTAATGAGGGAAATTAATGACCGTGAAATTTTTGATCTTATTGAATATGCTAAGCGATGGGAAATGGAAATTAGATTTTTGGAAATTATGCGTATTGGATATGCCTGTCGACACCAAGAAAAAACGTTTATTTCTGCCCAAGAGTTACTGGCAAAAATCCAGCAAAAATATAGCCTAAAACCGATCCAATCTGCCTTAGATGCTACGGCATTTCGTTACAGCACTAGTTGTGGAGGCATAATCGGTTTTATTGCCTCCGAATCCCAGCCATTTTGCGGTCATTGTTCCCGTTGGCGGTTATCGGTAGATGGCACTCTAAGGGCTTGTTTACTTAAAAATGAAGGGATCAATATTCGTAACTTTTCATCCTTGGAACGCCAACATGTTTATCAGCAATTATTGGGGATGAAGCCCTATTTGCGTCCCCCTGAAGTTAGCCACGCTATGCATCAAATTGGAGGATAA
- a CDS encoding molybdopterin molybdotransferase MoeA, which yields MISVAAAVEIIQAHWPNFGDTTMDVDGSYGRVLAESIEADRDYPPGDRVMMDGVALAWSEYHQGRRHFKLLGTVAAGTPQSSLPDQTGCLEVMTGALLPQNCDLVIPYEEVAIADNQVKIINPRQREPGEFVHPKASDCRAGKVILESSSKLNGPAWNIITSFGKTKVRVKQKPRIQIISTGDELVEITQKPKIHQLRRSNIYGLQVSLQSRGFQNVNLTHLADDKEVIIRHYQKAKLEYRVLIYSGGISKGKFDYLPEVWSQLGVTKYIHGVAQKPGKPMYFGIDHRSKTVIIGLPGNPISSLVCLHRYFLDSAPIYAQLTTDFTFKKDLTYFLPVKLSHTPQAVIKAEPLPVKNSGEFIALAGSDGFLELPQHQASFQAGECFPFYAW from the coding sequence ATGATTTCCGTTGCCGCCGCCGTTGAAATTATCCAAGCCCATTGGCCCAATTTTGGTGATACTACCATGGATGTTGATGGTAGCTATGGGAGAGTTTTGGCAGAATCCATTGAAGCTGACCGGGATTATCCCCCCGGCGATCGGGTGATGATGGACGGAGTTGCCTTGGCTTGGTCGGAATACCACCAGGGCCGTCGTCATTTCAAGCTTTTAGGGACGGTGGCCGCTGGGACTCCGCAATCTAGTTTGCCAGACCAGACCGGTTGCTTAGAGGTGATGACGGGAGCCCTACTACCCCAGAATTGTGATTTGGTTATTCCTTACGAAGAAGTGGCGATCGCCGATAATCAGGTAAAAATTATTAATCCTCGGCAGAGAGAACCGGGGGAATTTGTTCACCCCAAGGCTAGTGACTGTCGAGCAGGCAAAGTCATTTTAGAATCTTCCTCAAAGTTAAATGGTCCTGCCTGGAATATTATTACTTCCTTTGGAAAAACTAAAGTTAGAGTTAAACAAAAGCCCCGCATCCAAATTATTTCTACTGGGGATGAATTGGTAGAAATTACTCAAAAGCCAAAAATTCATCAATTACGTCGCTCTAACATTTATGGGCTCCAAGTATCTTTGCAAAGCCGAGGGTTTCAAAACGTAAATTTGACCCACTTAGCTGATGATAAAGAAGTAATTATTCGCCATTATCAAAAGGCTAAACTGGAATATAGAGTTTTGATTTATTCCGGTGGTATTTCTAAAGGAAAATTTGATTATTTACCAGAAGTCTGGTCCCAATTGGGGGTAACTAAATATATCCATGGTGTGGCTCAAAAGCCTGGTAAACCAATGTATTTTGGTATTGATCATCGGAGTAAAACTGTTATTATTGGTCTGCCAGGGAATCCAATTTCTAGCCTTGTTTGTCTACATCGCTATTTTTTGGATAGTGCTCCAATCTACGCTCAGTTAACTACGGATTTTACTTTTAAAAAAGATTTAACCTATTTCTTGCCTGTTAAACTAAGTCACACACCCCAAGCGGTGATTAAAGCTGAGCCACTGCCAGTCAAAAACTCCGGGGAATTTATTGCCCTAGCTGGCAGTGATGGCTTTTTGGAATTACCCCAACACCAAGCATCTTTTCAGGCTGGAGAATGTTTTCCTTTCTATGCCTGGTAG
- the cynS gene encoding cyanase yields MAGTEISAITTKLLEAKKAKGITFADLEQLLGRDEVWIAAVIYRQASASVDEAEKLLHCLGLSDDLVPELTAPSVKGLGPVVPTDPLIYRFYEIMQVYGMPMKEVIHEKFGDGIMSAIDFTLDIEKEADPKGDRVKVTMNGKFLPYKKW; encoded by the coding sequence ATGGCTGGCACTGAAATTTCCGCTATCACGACAAAACTGCTGGAAGCAAAAAAAGCAAAGGGAATCACGTTTGCTGATTTAGAACAATTGCTCGGACGGGATGAAGTCTGGATTGCTGCTGTGATTTATCGACAGGCCAGCGCCTCCGTTGATGAGGCGGAGAAACTTCTTCACTGCCTTGGCTTGAGCGATGATCTTGTGCCCGAACTGACTGCTCCTTCGGTTAAGGGTTTGGGGCCGGTTGTGCCCACAGATCCCCTCATTTATCGCTTTTATGAGATCATGCAGGTCTACGGTATGCCCATGAAGGAAGTAATCCATGAGAAATTTGGGGACGGTATCATGAGTGCCATCGACTTCACCTTAGACATTGAGAAGGAAGCAGACCCTAAAGGCGATCGGGTTAAAGTAACGATGAATGGTAAGTTTTTACCCTACAAGAAATGGTAA
- the moaC gene encoding cyclic pyranopterin monophosphate synthase MoaC has translation MFTHLDENQQPRMVDISQKVAGDRRAVAQCIVQLPKAIKDYLTGQEIFLKKGPVIQTAIIAGTMAVKKTADLIPFCHTLPIHGCKFDINIVYQKRDYLEIFLQCAVNTNYKTGVEMEALCGVSVAALTIYDMCKSISSEIIIKNTKLIEKTGGKADVSQTPLYGLVLTGGKSRRMGKDKALINYQGQPHGQYIYDLLAKYCEQVFLSARPSQWQGTPLENLPTLVDRGESVGPMSGILTALQSYPGVNWLIIACDLAYINSTMVEKLIAQARQDLVATCYENADQGFPEALCGFYTPLALQLFTKAQNIGLHCPVKILQMADCQLIKPDNLFDIANINSPEDYGQIN, from the coding sequence ATGTTTACCCATCTTGACGAAAATCAACAGCCCCGTATGGTGGACATTAGTCAAAAAGTAGCTGGCGATCGCCGGGCGGTGGCCCAGTGCATAGTGCAGTTACCCAAAGCTATCAAAGATTACTTAACAGGACAGGAAATTTTTCTCAAGAAAGGGCCGGTTATTCAAACAGCGATTATCGCCGGTACTATGGCGGTGAAAAAAACAGCGGATCTGATTCCCTTTTGCCACACTTTGCCAATCCATGGGTGTAAATTTGATATTAATATTGTTTATCAAAAGCGAGATTATTTAGAAATATTTTTACAATGTGCTGTTAACACTAATTACAAAACTGGCGTGGAAATGGAAGCCCTTTGCGGGGTTTCAGTGGCAGCATTGACTATTTACGATATGTGTAAATCTATCAGCTCAGAAATTATCATCAAAAATACTAAATTAATCGAAAAAACTGGTGGTAAAGCTGATGTTAGCCAAACGCCCCTTTACGGTTTAGTGTTGACCGGGGGAAAAAGTAGACGCATGGGGAAAGATAAAGCTTTAATTAATTATCAAGGGCAACCCCATGGGCAATATATTTATGATTTGTTGGCAAAATATTGCGAGCAAGTTTTCTTGTCTGCCCGTCCTAGTCAGTGGCAAGGAACACCGTTGGAAAATTTACCTACCCTAGTAGATAGGGGAGAAAGTGTGGGGCCGATGTCGGGAATTTTAACGGCTTTGCAGAGCTATCCTGGGGTTAATTGGCTCATTATTGCCTGTGATTTAGCCTATATCAATAGTACAATGGTGGAAAAATTAATTGCCCAGGCTCGCCAAGATTTGGTGGCAACTTGCTACGAAAATGCGGATCAAGGTTTTCCCGAAGCTCTCTGTGGTTTTTATACTCCCCTTGCTCTACAGTTATTTACTAAAGCCCAAAATATTGGTTTACATTGTCCAGTTAAAATTTTACAAATGGCAGATTGTCAGCTGATTAAACCGGATAATTTATTTGATATCGCTAATATTAATAGTCCTGAAGATTATGGCCAAATCAATTAA
- a CDS encoding TetR/AcrR family transcriptional regulator translates to MVSGKRLRSKSIQPSQLLTAANQVIVSQGVDALTLDAVASEAGVSKGGLLHYFPTKEALIAGMVQQALDRFVETLHQELANDPAPDTPGHWVRAYIRASALDDQENYELHFNLLAANFTNPELLAPMRHFWQECHGQIMASGLDPAVATVIRLAMDGLWLTHLHGFAPLEDPLRSQVIATALKLAQL, encoded by the coding sequence ATGGTTTCTGGAAAAAGGCTTCGTTCCAAGTCCATCCAACCCAGCCAACTACTAACTGCGGCTAATCAAGTCATTGTTAGTCAAGGGGTGGACGCCCTCACCTTGGATGCGGTGGCTAGTGAAGCAGGGGTGAGCAAAGGCGGATTGTTACACTACTTTCCCACCAAGGAGGCTTTAATTGCGGGCATGGTTCAGCAGGCCCTAGACAGGTTTGTGGAAACATTGCATCAGGAACTTGCCAATGATCCAGCCCCCGACACCCCAGGGCATTGGGTTAGGGCTTATATTCGAGCCTCAGCGCTAGACGACCAGGAAAATTATGAACTCCATTTCAATTTGCTGGCCGCAAACTTCACCAATCCTGAATTGTTGGCCCCCATGCGACATTTTTGGCAAGAGTGCCATGGGCAGATTATGGCTAGCGGGCTCGATCCGGCCGTAGCAACGGTGATTCGATTAGCTATGGACGGTCTTTGGTTAACCCACTTACACGGTTTTGCTCCCCTGGAAGACCCCCTGCGCTCCCAGGTCATTGCCACTGCTCTGAAACTGGCCCAGCTATAG
- the moaD gene encoding molybdopterin converting factor subunit 1, translated as MAKSIKLRYFASLQEQAKVAEESLVTKLNTYQELYDSLAKRHGFNLSSSQVKVAVNDEFTTMENIILDQSTIVFIPPVAGG; from the coding sequence ATGGCCAAATCAATTAAACTCAGATATTTTGCTTCTCTCCAAGAACAGGCTAAGGTTGCAGAAGAAAGTTTAGTAACAAAGCTAAATACCTACCAAGAACTTTATGATTCCTTGGCTAAACGTCATGGTTTTAATTTATCCTCCTCCCAAGTCAAAGTGGCAGTTAATGATGAATTTACCACCATGGAAAATATAATTTTAGACCAGTCCACAATTGTTTTTATCCCCCCCGTTGCTGGGGGTTAA